Proteins encoded within one genomic window of Theobroma cacao cultivar B97-61/B2 chromosome 7, Criollo_cocoa_genome_V2, whole genome shotgun sequence:
- the LOC18593928 gene encoding probable leucine-rich repeat receptor-like protein kinase At1g35710 produces the protein MSGDNYSIHLLLVPFLALVLFLQKPAKADVLVQYKESERQALLDLGISSWGSENDKRDCCTWIGVECSNSTGHVVKLDLSGVVGFVEGTISPSLLKLRYLNHLDLSFFNFSCRIPEFIGSLTELTYLALSNSHIIGPIPSQLGNLLRLVTLDLSSNPLGSSIPEFIGSLTKLTYLDLSESQLTGPIPSQLGNLSRLVTLDLSSNQLTGSIPETFGNLVAIRELTLSRNLLQGGIPLLLWNICSLHSLDLQSNNLGGDVFGFLQSTSLCTTHSLENLDLTENQFTGSVPNEITKLSSLQVLGLGYNRLNETISQGMGQMSNLTTLKLAGNSFDKVVISEAHFSNLRNLRELDLSDTCLTLKFKSDWIPPFQLRLIFLRSCKLGPLFPQWLRSQNACFEIDISAAEISDSIPSWFWNVFSFPTCSVNLSFNQLSGTLPSNRIVILFLDLSSNNLTGPLPQMTNWLSTLNLSKNKFSGSIKSICNIPAKLLKLLDLSNNLFSGVIPDCLARWRLSLKALNLAENNLSGSIPRSIGSLRILRMLSLRGNSFSGPFPSSLGNCFMLEFLDFSDNKLSGNIPEWIGESFSILIFLSLQNNQFNGTIPHQICGLNNIQILDLSVNKLSGTLPRCLNKFTSMAQDVNLSRTIEHRISRKMDPNAFSIDVNYVDEALFTWKGKKQKYARILGLLLAIDLSNNRLTGEIPEELTSLRQLVALNLSRNFLSGKIPWKIGQLRQLQSLDLSRNNFSGSIPSSLSEITFLSTLDLSYNYLSGKIPTGTQIQLFDPSTFSHNHALCGPPVTPNCSGSAETPQGQPRRGQDDFDEFRKWFYAGMGLGFIVGFWGICGALLFKRSWRHAYFRFLDDMKDWLYVRFVLQKARLERRIRT, from the coding sequence ATGTCAGGTGATAACTACTCCATTCATCTCCTCCTAGTTCCATTTCTGGCACTTGTCCTTTTTCTTCAGAAACCCGCGAAAGCTGACGTTTTAGTTCAGTACAAAGAGAGTGAGAGGCAAGCGCTGCTCGATTTGGGTATCTCTTCGTGGGGAAGTGAGAATGACAAAAGAGATTGTTGTACATGGATTGGTGTTGAGTGCAGCAACAGTACCGGCCACGTCGTAAAGCTCGATCTGTCTGGCGTCGTTGGGTTTGTAGAAGGTACAATTAGTCCTTCATTGCTTAAACTGCGTTATTTGAATCACTTAGATCTcagtttctttaatttttcgTGTCGTATTCCTGAATTCATTGGTTCTCTTACAGAATTGACCTATCTTGCTCTCTCTAATTCTCATATTATTGGACCAATTCCTTCTCAGTTAGGAAACCTTTTGAGATTGGTCACTCTTGATCTTTCATCAAATCCGTTGGGAAGTTCAATTCCTGAGTTCATTGGTTCTCTTACAAAATTGACCTATCTCGATCTCTCTGAATCTCAGTTGACTGGACCAATTCCTTCTCAGCTAGGAAACCTTTCGAGATTGGTCACTCTTGATCTCTCATCAAATCAGTTGACAGGTTCAATTCCTGAAACTTTTGGGAACTTGGTTGCTATTAGAGAACTTACTCTAAGCCGCAATCTGCTTCAAGGTGGGATTCCATTACTTTTATGGAATATCTGTAGTTTGCATTCATTAGACTTGCAATCCAACAATCTCGGTGGAGATGTATTTGGATTTCTTCAAAGTACATCTTTATGCACAACACACTCTCTAGAGAATTTGGATTTAACTGAGAATCAATTTACGGGGTCAGTGCCTAATGAAATCACAAAACTATCATCCTTGCAAGTACTAGGCCTTGGATACAACCGTTTAAATGAAACCATAAGCCAAGGTATGGGACAAATGTCCAACCTCACGACTCTAAAGCTAGCCGGGAATTCTTTTGATAAAGTTGTAATCTCGGAAGCACATTTCTCAAATCTCAGAAACTTACGGGAGTTGGACTTATCTGATACTTGTTTGACTTTAAAATTCAAGTCCGATTGGATTCCTCCTTTTCAACTGAGACTTATATTCCTTCGCTCTTGCAAGCTGGGGCCTCTTTTCCCGCAATGGCTTCGGTCTCAAAATgcatgttttgaaattgatatTTCTGCTGCAGAGATTTCGGATTCCATTCCAAGTTGGTTTTGGAACGTATTTTCATTTCCCACGTGTAGCGTGAATTTGTCTTTCAACCAGCTCAGCGGTACTTTGCCCAGTAACAGGATTGTTATCCTTTTTCTTGACTTAAGCTCCAATAATTTAACAGGCCCATTGCCACAAATGACAAATTGGTTGTCTACCTTGAAcctttccaaaaataaattttctggttcaatcaaatcaatttgcaaCATTCCTGCTAAATTATTGAAGTTGCTTGATCTCTCAAATAACTTATTTTCTGGAGTAATTCCCGATTGCTTGGCAAGATGGCGGCTCTCACTTAAAGCTTTGAATTTGGCTGAGAACAATTTGTCAGGCTCAATTCCAAGATCGATTGGATCTCTTAGAATTCTTCGAATGCTCAGTTTACGCGGCAATAGCTTCTCAGGACCATTTCCTTCATCTTTAGGGAATTGTTTTATGTTGGAATTTTTGGACTTCAGTGATAACAAATTATCAGGAAATATACCTGAGTGGATCGGGGAAAGTTTCTCAATATTGATTTTTCTAAGCCTCCAAAACAATCAATTTAATGGAACAATACCTCATCAAATTTGTGGCTTGAATAATATTCAAATCTTGGATCTCTCTGTAAACAAATTATCTGGTACCCTACCACGATGTCTCAATAAATTCACTTCTATGGCTCAAGACGTGAACTTAAGCAGAACAATTGAGcatcgcatttcaagaaaaatggaTCCGAATGCATTTTCCATTGATGTCAACTATGTTGACGAGGCACTGTTTAcatggaaaggaaagaagCAAAAGTATGCAAGAATTCTTGGACTATTATTAGCCATTGATCTTTCGAATAATAGATTAACAGGAGAGATTCCTGAAGAGCTAACTAGTCTCCGACAATTGGTTGCATTGAATTtatcaagaaattttttgaGTGGCAAAATCCCCTGGAAGATCGGGCAATTAAGACAATTACAATCACTTGATTTGTCAAGAAACAATTTTTCTGGAAGCATCCCATCAAGCTTGTCTGAGATAACATTTTTGTCTACCTTGGACTTATCCTATAATTATTTATCGGGAAAAATTCCAACAGGAACTCAGATACAACTCTTTGATCCTTCAACATTTTCCCATAATCACGCACTTTGTGGTCCTCCAGTTACACCAAATTGCTCAGGATCAGCGGAAACACCTCAAGGTCAACCAAGAAGAGGTCAGGATGATTTTGATGAATTCAGAAAATGGTTTTATGCTGGGATGGGACTTGGTTTTATCGTGGGTTTTTGGGGTATTTGTGGTGCTTTATTGTTCAAGCGTTCCTGGAGGCACGCCTACTTCCGTTTCTTGGACGACATGAAAGACTGGCTGTACGTTAGATTTGTTTTACAGAAGGCAAGGTTGGAGAGGAGAATTCGAACCTGA